Part of the Vicinamibacterales bacterium genome is shown below.
CTTTAAGTTGGGTGTAGCTGCTGCGACCGGTGGCATCTTCCTGGTGTATCTCCTTAGTTTCATCGTTGGGTTTTTCGGCGTTGAGGTGCCCCTGATCCATTCCAGTGGCACCTTTGGTATCCTCTTTAGCCTCTTTGTTGTCGTTATTGCGGCGTTAAATTTGGTGCTCGACTTCGACTTTATTGAGGAAGGTGCCGAGCGTGGTGCGCCAAAGTACATGGAGTGGTACGGCGCTTTCGGTCTTCTTGTCACCCTCATCTGGCTCTATCTAGAAATCCTCCGCCTCTTGGCCAAGTTACAGAGCAGGAGATAAGTGGCATAGGGGCTACATCGTCAGTTTTATTAGGCTCGATGGTTGATCTTTTGTACGTTGGCATTTGTAGGACTCCGCTCGCCGTTTCGAGTATGGTGTGAGGTGTGATCGGCCTCCCCGAACTACTGCTCATCGTCCTCATCATTCTGCTTGTTTTTGGTACTACCCGCCTGTCGCGTGCCGCCGAAACTACTAAGGCAGCCGTTAGGGTTGGTAAGAGGCGGTTCTGGGTCACGAACCCAGTGACGGGCGAGAAGGAACTAACCCTGATGACCGCCGAGAAGGAATTGGCCCTTGGGCAGCGAAGCGATGCTGAGGTTCGTCAAAAATGGGGTCTCTACGAAGATTCTCGCCTTCGGCAGTACGTCCAGGAAATTGGTCTCCGCGTGGCGCGTGCGTCGGAGCAGGCCAAGCTGTCTTGGCATTTTAGTATCGTTGACGATTCAGCGGTGAACGCCTTCGCGGCTCCTGGCGGCTACGTCTACATCACACGTGGCTTGCTTGCTTACTTAGGGACCGAGGCGGAACTAGCCGGAGTCCTCGCGCACGAGGTTGGTCATGTCAATGCACGCCACACCGCTAAGCGCTACACGCGCGAGCATGGGGCGCAGGCTGGCCTCTGGCTGGTCCGAGTCTTCTGGCCAGCGGCCCGGACTCTCAGTGGTTGGGCAGACAAGGGTCTTGACATGCTCTTTCTTAGGTACGGACGCGATGCCGAGTTGGAAGCCGACAGCCTCGCCTTGGGCTATATGGCCAAGTGTGGCTGGGATCCAGCGGGTTTGCCGGATGCACTCAGTACTCTCGGCCGCCTTGGGGATGCCCACGGCGAAAACAATATTCCCTGGCTTTCGACGCACCCGTCGTCGCCCGACCGGGTGGCTGCACTTGAAAACTTGATTACTCGCTTGAAGACACAGCAGGCCGATACGGGCCGTGACACGTATCGTCACTATATTGAGGGACTTTCTTTTGGTGCCGGGCCTTCAGGTCGGATTGGTTTTTATGTCGTGCGTGACGGTGATAGCTGGGAGGCGATTACTAAAGATGTCGGACGCGGAAAGGCTGACCCCAGAATACTCGCCAT
Proteins encoded:
- a CDS encoding M48 family metallopeptidase, translated to MIGLPELLLIVLIILLVFGTTRLSRAAETTKAAVRVGKRRFWVTNPVTGEKELTLMTAEKELALGQRSDAEVRQKWGLYEDSRLRQYVQEIGLRVARASEQAKLSWHFSIVDDSAVNAFAAPGGYVYITRGLLAYLGTEAELAGVLAHEVGHVNARHTAKRYTREHGAQAGLWLVRVFWPAARTLSGWADKGLDMLFLRYGRDAELEADSLALGYMAKCGWDPAGLPDALSTLGRLGDAHGENNIPWLSTHPSSPDRVAALENLITRLKTQQADTGRDTYRHYIEGLSFGAGPSGRIGFYVVRDGDSWEAITKDVGRGKADPRILAILNGYPMGKQPRAGEEIKVVLTTSTMAQ